The following are encoded in a window of Lactobacillus panisapium genomic DNA:
- a CDS encoding mannose/fructose/sorbose PTS transporter subunit IIA, translating to MVGIVLASHGGFADGIAQSAQMLFGEQSNFAHVILTPDEGPDDIKGKMDKAIASFDDQAEVLLLVDLWGGTPFNQANGLLENHPNWAVVAGMNLPMVVEALTQRMTNPDATAHEIATAIVEPAKDGIKTKPAELMPKSESKVVSEAQETGKKKTIPEGTVVGDGHIKFVLARIDSRLLHGQVATGWIPTMHPDRVIVVSDSVAKDEMRKSMIREAAPAGVKAHTVPIKKMIEIAKDPRFGNTHALLLFENPEDVLTVIKAGVDIKTVNVGSMSYSVGDVNANNVLSMNQEDVDTFHELAKLGVKFDVRKVPTDKEGNMDAILNKAQSLLDEQKK from the coding sequence ATGGTAGGAATTGTATTAGCCAGCCATGGTGGTTTTGCCGATGGCATTGCGCAGTCAGCGCAAATGTTATTTGGTGAACAAAGCAATTTTGCTCATGTAATTTTGACACCCGATGAGGGGCCAGATGATATTAAGGGCAAAATGGACAAGGCGATTGCTTCATTTGATGATCAAGCTGAAGTATTGCTACTAGTTGATCTATGGGGCGGTACACCGTTTAATCAGGCAAATGGCTTGCTTGAAAATCATCCCAACTGGGCTGTTGTAGCTGGTATGAATTTACCGATGGTTGTTGAAGCTTTAACGCAAAGAATGACTAATCCTGATGCTACAGCTCATGAAATTGCGACTGCAATTGTTGAACCAGCAAAAGATGGTATTAAAACAAAGCCAGCTGAATTAATGCCGAAGTCAGAGAGTAAGGTAGTTTCTGAAGCTCAGGAAACTGGCAAAAAGAAGACTATTCCGGAAGGAACAGTTGTTGGTGATGGACACATTAAGTTTGTTTTAGCTCGAATTGATTCACGTCTATTACATGGTCAGGTTGCGACTGGTTGGATTCCAACGATGCACCCTGATCGGGTAATAGTTGTGTCTGACAGTGTTGCTAAAGACGAAATGCGTAAAAGCATGATTCGTGAAGCCGCACCTGCTGGTGTTAAGGCTCACACTGTACCAATTAAAAAGATGATTGAGATTGCTAAAGACCCACGCTTTGGCAATACTCATGCGCTGCTTTTATTTGAAAACCCTGAAGATGTTTTAACTGTTATTAAAGCAGGGGTTGATATTAAAACGGTTAATGTCGGTTCTATGTCTTACTCAGTTGGTGATGTTAATGCTAACAATGTTTTATCAATGAACCAAGAAGATGTAGACACTTTCCACGAACTTGCTAAATTAGGAGTTAAGTTTGACGTACGGAAAGTGCCAACTGACAAAGAGGGCAATATGGACGCTATTTTAAATAAGGCCCAGAGTTTGCTTGACGAGCAAAAGAAATAA
- a CDS encoding PTS mannose/fructose/sorbose transporter subunit IIC, producing MNAIQMILVVLVAFLAGMEGILDQWEFHQPLVACTLIGLVTGHLDLGVILGGQLQMIALGWANIGAAVAPDAALASVASAIILVESGQGTKGIGMATGIAMPLAVAGLFLTMIVRTISTAIVHIMDAEAKKGNWRKINMWQWIDVCLQGLRIAIPAALLLAIPASTVKYWLGLMPTWLSEGMSLGGAMVVAVGYAMVINMMASREVWPFFAIGFALAAIKDLTLIALGAIGLAMALMYLALESKGGNGKSSSDDEGTGDPLGDIIDDY from the coding sequence ATGAATGCTATTCAAATGATTTTAGTTGTTCTAGTTGCCTTTCTTGCAGGTATGGAAGGTATCTTAGATCAATGGGAATTCCACCAACCCCTTGTTGCATGTACGTTGATTGGTTTAGTTACTGGTCACTTGGACTTGGGTGTTATTTTAGGTGGTCAATTACAAATGATAGCCTTAGGTTGGGCTAATATCGGTGCTGCTGTAGCTCCAGATGCTGCTTTGGCATCAGTTGCTTCAGCAATTATCCTGGTTGAGAGTGGACAAGGAACTAAAGGAATCGGTATGGCTACAGGTATTGCTATGCCATTAGCTGTTGCCGGACTATTTTTAACCATGATCGTTCGGACCATTTCAACTGCTATTGTGCACATCATGGATGCCGAAGCTAAAAAGGGCAACTGGCGCAAGATTAATATGTGGCAATGGATCGATGTCTGCTTACAGGGGCTGCGAATTGCTATTCCGGCAGCACTCTTGTTAGCAATCCCAGCTTCAACGGTTAAGTATTGGCTAGGACTAATGCCAACATGGTTGAGTGAAGGTATGTCTCTTGGTGGTGCCATGGTCGTAGCCGTTGGTTATGCAATGGTTATTAACATGATGGCTAGTCGTGAAGTATGGCCATTCTTCGCAATCGGTTTTGCGTTGGCAGCAATCAAGGACTTAACTTTAATTGCCTTAGGTGCAATCGGTCTTGCTATGGCTCTGATGTACCTTGCTCTTGAATCAAAGGGTGGCAATGGCAAATCTAGTTCAGATGATGAAGGTACCGGCGATCCGCTCGGCGATATCATTGATGACTATTAA
- a CDS encoding PTS system mannose/fructose/sorbose family transporter subunit IID, with product MADQKIKLTKADRFNVMWHSQFLQASWNYERMQNGGFAYSLIPALRKLYPNKDDMAAALQRHLVFFNVHPYLVSPILGVTLALEEDKANGAKVEDEAIQGVKVGMMGPLAGVGDPVFWYTVRPILGALGASMAIQGNILGPILFFVLWNVIRIAFMWYTQEFGYKAGSAITNDMSGGLLQKVTRGASMMGMFVLGSLIERWVNIKFTPIVSKTPVQKGGYIDWNSLPAGAKGIQQALLGQANGLSLTKFKVTTLQNNLDMLIPGLAGLLLTFLCMWLLKKKVSPIVIIIAIFIVGVLLHVLHVI from the coding sequence ATGGCTGATCAAAAAATCAAATTAACTAAAGCCGACCGCTTCAATGTTATGTGGCACTCACAATTCTTGCAGGCTTCATGGAACTACGAAAGAATGCAAAACGGTGGGTTCGCATACTCACTTATTCCGGCACTAAGAAAATTATATCCAAATAAAGATGATATGGCTGCTGCGCTTCAGCGTCACTTAGTATTCTTCAACGTCCACCCATACCTTGTTTCACCTATTTTAGGTGTTACTTTGGCTTTGGAAGAGGACAAGGCAAATGGAGCTAAAGTTGAAGATGAAGCAATTCAAGGTGTTAAGGTCGGAATGATGGGACCACTAGCTGGTGTTGGTGACCCAGTTTTCTGGTATACTGTGCGGCCAATTTTAGGTGCCCTCGGTGCATCGATGGCTATCCAAGGTAACATCTTAGGCCCAATTCTATTCTTTGTTTTATGGAATGTAATCAGAATTGCCTTTATGTGGTACACCCAAGAATTTGGCTATAAAGCCGGTTCAGCAATTACTAATGATATGTCTGGTGGTCTTTTACAAAAGGTAACCCGTGGAGCGTCCATGATGGGGATGTTTGTTTTAGGATCATTAATTGAGCGTTGGGTAAACATCAAGTTTACGCCGATTGTTTCGAAAACACCGGTCCAAAAGGGTGGTTATATTGATTGGAACTCGCTTCCTGCTGGTGCCAAGGGAATTCAACAAGCTCTGCTAGGACAAGCAAATGGTTTATCCTTGACTAAGTTTAAGGTAACTACCTTGCAAAATAACTTGGATATGTTAATTCCAGGTTTAGCTGGTTTACTGCTAACATTCCTTTGCATGTGGCTTTTGAAGAAGAAAGTTTCACCAATTGTAATTATTATTGCTATCTTTATTGTTGGTGTATTATTACACGTTTTACATGTTATTTAG
- a CDS encoding DUF956 family protein, which produces MVESQNTKVDLTAEATWFRAVAVYGKAMVGDKAFEFYNERNLSDYVQIPWNEVTYVVADVHFKGRYIPRFEIRTRTSGTFIFTTKNNKKTLRAIRKYVPADHMRQALSLWQNLKRRFLSK; this is translated from the coding sequence ATGGTTGAATCACAAAATACTAAAGTCGATTTAACAGCTGAAGCCACTTGGTTTCGTGCAGTTGCTGTATATGGCAAAGCGATGGTGGGCGATAAGGCGTTTGAATTTTACAATGAACGTAATTTATCTGATTATGTTCAGATACCGTGGAATGAAGTGACTTATGTTGTAGCTGATGTTCATTTTAAAGGACGCTATATACCACGTTTTGAAATCAGAACGCGGACTAGCGGAACATTTATTTTTACAACTAAGAACAATAAAAAAACGCTGCGAGCAATTCGCAAATATGTCCCCGCTGACCATATGCGACAAGCGCTGAGTCTGTGGCAGAATCTCAAAAGAAGATTTTTAAGTAAATAA
- a CDS encoding B3/4 domain-containing protein, with protein METFVVDQKFWEIFPEAKIFTLVVNGIDNHIPSDVSSYQQILNQAEEKAQVYLTEPDFKANPVIVQWREAFSQFKKKKGARASIEALLKRVAQGRTFTPINPLVDLYNSVSLEYGVPCGGEDLAKIAGTMHLGLASGNEEFYPIGATKNEPPRTDEIIYYDQTGAVCRSLNWRDGERTMLTEDTTSAILIMEAVNEEQKDRTNTAINALQEKIATKLGVKGTIQEFTK; from the coding sequence ATGGAAACATTCGTCGTTGATCAAAAGTTTTGGGAAATCTTTCCTGAAGCTAAAATTTTCACGCTAGTTGTCAATGGTATTGATAATCACATCCCAAGCGATGTTTCAAGCTATCAACAAATATTGAATCAAGCCGAAGAAAAAGCACAAGTATATTTAACTGAACCTGACTTTAAAGCTAATCCTGTAATTGTCCAATGGCGGGAAGCTTTTAGTCAATTTAAAAAGAAAAAGGGCGCTCGTGCATCTATTGAAGCATTACTCAAACGCGTAGCCCAGGGCAGAACATTTACCCCAATTAATCCACTGGTTGATCTCTACAACAGCGTTTCACTGGAATATGGCGTTCCTTGCGGTGGCGAAGATCTTGCTAAAATTGCTGGAACCATGCATTTAGGTCTTGCCAGCGGTAATGAAGAATTTTATCCTATCGGTGCTACTAAAAATGAACCGCCTCGGACTGATGAAATCATTTATTATGATCAAACTGGTGCGGTGTGTCGTTCACTTAATTGGCGTGATGGTGAAAGGACCATGTTGACTGAAGACACAACTAGCGCAATCTTAATCATGGAAGCAGTAAATGAGGAGCAAAAGGATAGAACTAATACTGCCATTAATGCACTTCAAGAAAAAATTGCCACTAAGTTAGGTGTTAAAGGTACTATTCAAGAATTTACAAAATAG
- a CDS encoding amino acid permease has protein sequence MNDEDEKKGSGYERTLTNAHIQLIALGGTIGTGLFLGVGNSIRRAGPSVILIYIIVGIFLFLLMRALGELIVSDLSKHTYIDFIKKYLGKNIGFISGYLYWISWVTLGMAEMTALGIYFQYWFPHLPTWVPGLVTIAVLLCINLLSARLFGNLEFSFAIIKIVTVIAFVILVGYLLLTGGKTSFGPVTLANLTTNGGFFAQGSNGFFAGFQMVIFSFVGVELVGLTAAEAQNPKVTIKKAINEVPMRIILFYVLAIIAILIVIPWNKVSTNSSPFVQTLAATGIRNAGSIINFVVISAAVSSTNSILYSAGRLLFSVTFNGKGKWNQTFGHLRRQLPQNALLLSAGLMELAPFVIILIGKEAFNFISSTSTSMFLIIWCLMLLTHISYRKKTNSAELTDFKMPGFPFWDYATLAFFIIMIILLLILPSNRISMIAALLTFIILFSLAKFWRKEAA, from the coding sequence ATGAACGATGAAGATGAAAAAAAAGGCTCGGGTTATGAACGAACTCTAACCAATGCCCACATTCAGCTGATTGCGCTGGGTGGAACCATTGGGACCGGGCTTTTCCTAGGAGTTGGCAACAGTATCCGCCGAGCTGGTCCAAGCGTTATTTTGATTTACATTATTGTTGGTATTTTCTTATTTTTATTAATGCGTGCTTTGGGTGAATTAATCGTTTCAGACTTATCCAAACATACTTATATTGACTTTATTAAAAAATATCTTGGCAAAAATATCGGCTTCATCTCAGGCTATCTTTATTGGATTAGCTGGGTCACATTAGGAATGGCCGAAATGACGGCACTTGGAATTTATTTTCAATACTGGTTTCCCCATCTGCCTACATGGGTGCCAGGACTTGTTACGATCGCGGTTTTGCTTTGCATCAATTTGCTGTCAGCGCGCCTTTTCGGCAACCTCGAGTTTAGTTTTGCCATTATTAAAATCGTAACTGTGATTGCTTTCGTCATTTTAGTCGGTTATTTGTTATTAACTGGGGGCAAAACCAGTTTTGGCCCTGTCACCCTAGCTAATTTAACGACCAATGGTGGCTTTTTTGCCCAGGGAAGCAACGGCTTTTTCGCTGGTTTCCAGATGGTTATCTTCAGCTTTGTCGGCGTTGAACTTGTTGGCTTAACTGCAGCCGAGGCACAGAACCCTAAGGTAACGATTAAAAAGGCAATCAATGAGGTGCCAATGCGAATTATTTTATTCTATGTTTTGGCCATTATTGCTATTTTAATCGTTATCCCATGGAATAAAGTATCAACCAATTCAAGTCCTTTTGTGCAAACACTCGCAGCTACGGGTATTCGCAACGCTGGTTCAATTATTAACTTCGTTGTTATTTCCGCAGCCGTCTCTTCAACTAATAGTATTTTGTATAGCGCAGGGCGTTTACTGTTTTCCGTCACTTTTAATGGCAAGGGAAAATGGAATCAAACTTTTGGTCATTTAAGGCGGCAACTACCCCAAAATGCGCTGCTTTTATCAGCAGGATTAATGGAACTTGCCCCCTTTGTTATTATTCTTATCGGTAAAGAGGCTTTTAATTTTATTTCATCAACCTCTACAAGTATGTTTCTTATTATTTGGTGCTTGATGCTTTTAACCCATATCTCTTACCGCAAAAAGACTAATTCTGCTGAATTAACAGATTTTAAAATGCCGGGCTTTCCATTCTGGGATTATGCAACCTTAGCATTTTTCATTATCATGATTATTCTGTTATTAATTCTCCCAAGCAACCGTATCTCAATGATTGCCGCCCTATTAACATTCATTATTTTGTTTAGTCTTGCCAAATTCTGGCGCAAAGAAGCAGCCTAA
- a CDS encoding GNAT family N-acetyltransferase yields the protein MFTCCEFEINGYEVKLALPEVKYADKLYDIIAHDRAELAHFLPWAGKMSAVEDEVDFIKGMRNDFAQYRKLPLVILVNEQPAGMVDLHTIKWKNESAEIGYWLSQAYQKKGIMTEAVRRLVAFSFNELGLHQVKLLADHNNLASRAIAERLNFTHVALLKDEVKYHGKFCDMDLYTMIKQ from the coding sequence ATGTTTACTTGCTGTGAATTTGAGATTAATGGTTACGAAGTTAAATTGGCGTTACCTGAAGTAAAGTATGCGGACAAGCTCTATGACATAATTGCTCATGATCGCGCTGAGCTAGCACATTTTTTACCTTGGGCGGGAAAAATGTCAGCGGTTGAAGATGAGGTCGATTTTATTAAGGGCATGCGAAATGATTTCGCGCAATACCGTAAGTTGCCGCTAGTCATCTTGGTCAATGAACAGCCAGCCGGGATGGTCGATTTACATACTATTAAGTGGAAGAATGAAAGTGCCGAAATTGGTTACTGGTTGTCTCAAGCTTATCAAAAAAAGGGTATCATGACTGAAGCAGTCAGGCGACTAGTTGCTTTTTCTTTTAACGAACTCGGATTACATCAAGTCAAGCTTCTAGCGGACCACAACAACCTTGCCAGTAGAGCAATTGCTGAAAGACTAAATTTTACGCATGTTGCGCTTTTAAAGGATGAAGTTAAGTATCATGGTAAGTTTTGCGATATGGATTTATACACCATGATTAAGCAATAA
- the galE gene encoding UDP-glucose 4-epimerase GalE, with product MRILVIGGAGYIGSVAVSELVKQGYEVVVLDALYTGHRKAVDPQAKFYQGDIEDKFLVSQILRNEKIDAVMHFAAYSLVPESVKKPLKYYDNNVAGMIALLEAMNDANVKYLIFSSSAATYGIPEKLPITEESPLNPINPYGDTKVMMEKIIHWADQADGIKSIALRYFNVAGAGNNGEIGEDHHPETHLVPNILRSAISGDGKFTIFGNDYDTKDGTNIRDYVEVNDLIDAHILALKYLIKNKQSDVFNIGTAHGYSNLEILQAARQVTGIDIPYTMGPRRSGDPDSLVADSTKARTVLHWQPKHETAEDTIASAWQWHQKHPNGYEDK from the coding sequence ATGCGCATATTAGTTATTGGTGGTGCTGGCTATATTGGCTCTGTGGCAGTCAGTGAATTGGTTAAACAAGGCTATGAAGTAGTCGTTCTTGATGCTTTATATACCGGACATAGAAAAGCAGTTGACCCTCAAGCCAAATTTTATCAAGGCGATATTGAAGATAAGTTCTTAGTTAGCCAAATTTTACGTAATGAAAAAATTGACGCAGTAATGCACTTTGCCGCTTACTCTTTAGTCCCTGAATCAGTGAAAAAGCCCCTCAAATACTATGATAATAATGTTGCGGGAATGATTGCCCTGCTTGAGGCAATGAATGATGCCAATGTTAAGTATCTGATTTTCTCTTCAAGTGCAGCCACTTATGGTATTCCGGAAAAGTTGCCGATTACTGAAGAATCACCCCTAAACCCAATCAATCCATATGGCGACACTAAAGTAATGATGGAAAAAATCATTCATTGGGCTGATCAGGCTGATGGCATCAAATCAATTGCTTTACGTTACTTTAATGTTGCTGGTGCTGGTAATAACGGCGAAATTGGCGAGGATCATCACCCTGAAACCCATCTGGTACCTAATATTCTGCGCAGCGCCATTTCTGGTGACGGGAAGTTCACTATCTTTGGCAATGACTATGATACTAAAGATGGCACTAATATCCGTGATTACGTTGAGGTTAATGACCTAATCGATGCGCATATCTTGGCCTTAAAGTACTTAATTAAAAACAAGCAATCTGATGTATTTAATATCGGAACCGCTCACGGGTACTCCAATTTAGAGATTTTACAAGCAGCACGCCAAGTTACTGGTATCGACATCCCTTACACAATGGGACCAAGGCGTTCTGGCGATCCTGATAGCCTAGTCGCTGACTCAACTAAGGCAAGAACCGTTTTACACTGGCAACCTAAGCATGAAACAGCTGAAGATACGATTGCAAGCGCATGGCAATGGCACCAAAAGCATCCAAACGGTTATGAAGATAAATAA
- a CDS encoding NADPH-dependent oxidoreductase, protein MIHNSTINKQINHRSIRKFKDKSLDSEQLTTLYTVFQHTATSMFMQNASLLHITDQAKREKIRELCGQKYVGAEGDLFIFIVDLYRNQQIRQQLNKDDGRVHTTDIFFQAMEDTLLAWQNVANAVESMELGYVPLGTINDHPLEMLAELDLPPLTFPVLGMQVGIPDQEPQLKPRLPLEFTTFENEYPRDFKVDKLRDYDQVVTTYYDLRDSNKRIDSFTKQITGAKLDNKTTDRDQLPELLHQQGLCLDWK, encoded by the coding sequence ATGATTCATAATTCAACAATTAATAAGCAAATTAATCATCGCTCGATCCGAAAATTTAAGGATAAAAGTTTAGATTCTGAGCAATTAACAACTTTGTACACAGTTTTTCAACACACGGCAACTAGTATGTTTATGCAAAACGCTAGTTTACTGCATATTACTGATCAAGCTAAGCGGGAAAAGATTAGGGAACTTTGTGGTCAAAAATATGTTGGTGCTGAAGGTGATTTGTTTATTTTTATTGTTGACCTTTACCGAAACCAGCAAATTCGTCAACAGCTGAATAAGGACGATGGCCGCGTTCATACGACGGATATTTTTTTCCAGGCAATGGAAGATACGCTGCTGGCTTGGCAAAATGTTGCTAATGCGGTTGAAAGCATGGAATTGGGTTATGTTCCGCTGGGGACAATTAATGATCATCCTCTTGAAATGCTTGCTGAACTTGACTTGCCGCCATTAACTTTTCCAGTCTTAGGGATGCAGGTCGGTATTCCAGATCAAGAACCGCAGTTAAAACCGCGTTTGCCTCTAGAATTTACTACTTTTGAAAACGAATATCCCCGGGACTTTAAAGTGGACAAATTGCGCGACTATGATCAAGTTGTCACCACTTATTATGATTTGCGTGATTCCAACAAACGAATTGATTCGTTTACCAAGCAAATCACCGGTGCAAAATTAGATAATAAAACGACTGACCGGGACCAACTGCCGGAACTGCTTCATCAACAGGGCTTATGCCTAGATTGGAAGTAG
- a CDS encoding MerR family transcriptional regulator, translating to MSYSINDLAKLAGISTRTLRYYDKCGLLKARRDPENNYRYYEEKEVDQLQKIMFLKLFDLPLAQIKQVMVSSQKQQLVTLQSQRQKLVNEQKRLSDLIISLDKTLEVMKGKTQMNDVEKFTALKAQAIVDNEKKYGKEIRSNYGDETIDASKEKFCSFSEKDFNHVEDIKKQILIELRPLVGNLDVTKAAAQHLFNLHQKYLLAMWPTGQYSSKAHKGLANMYVGDARFRRYYEEGTGKKDAAKTLKAIIDYYA from the coding sequence ATGTCATATTCAATAAACGACTTAGCCAAGTTGGCAGGTATTTCTACCAGAACATTACGTTACTATGATAAGTGTGGTCTTTTAAAAGCGCGAAGAGATCCAGAAAACAATTATCGTTATTATGAAGAAAAAGAAGTTGATCAACTACAAAAGATAATGTTCTTAAAATTGTTTGATTTACCGTTAGCACAAATTAAACAAGTAATGGTAAGCTCACAAAAACAGCAACTCGTGACTCTGCAAAGTCAGCGGCAAAAGCTTGTTAATGAACAAAAGCGGTTGAGCGATCTGATTATTTCCTTAGACAAAACACTTGAAGTAATGAAAGGAAAAACTCAAATGAACGATGTAGAAAAATTCACAGCGCTTAAGGCTCAAGCAATTGTTGACAATGAAAAGAAGTACGGCAAAGAAATTCGCTCTAATTATGGTGATGAAACAATCGATGCTAGTAAAGAAAAATTCTGTTCATTTTCAGAAAAAGATTTCAATCATGTAGAAGATATTAAGAAGCAAATACTAATAGAGTTAAGGCCTTTAGTTGGGAACCTGGATGTTACGAAAGCAGCTGCTCAGCATCTTTTTAATCTTCATCAAAAATATTTGTTAGCCATGTGGCCAACGGGGCAATACTCATCAAAAGCCCATAAGGGGCTGGCAAATATGTATGTAGGCGATGCGCGATTCAGGCGATATTACGAAGAAGGCACTGGTAAAAAAGACGCCGCCAAAACTTTAAAAGCAATCATTGACTATTACGCTTAA
- the rhaB gene encoding rhamnulokinase, producing the protein MAKTYVAVDIGASSGRLMLSQLTDGKMSLKEMHRFKNGFTLKNGHDRWDIDHIIKEILLGLQKIKKAGYNEISLGIDTWAVDYVLVGNDGRKLEDPISYRDKRTTNAIKDLTAKVSKERIYQKTGIQFLNFNTLYQLFEENKELLSKTDKIMMIPDYIGFVLTNKAVLEVTNASTTQMLSLREGLFDQNLLKEVNVKQEQFPKLVDAGTPLGKLDRSKFSDYDLPDTDVITVATHDTASAVVGAPGMGQHWAYLSSGTWSLLGAELNVPENGPEAFKENYTNEWGAYGTYRFLKNIMGLWMVQCVKRELDDQYSFSELAEMASKVKPFEQFININDERFVNPKNMIAEIQAYCRETGQKIPNTPGAIVMAIYSNLALFYAHEIEKLNQILGYQIDTLNIVGGGSNVSLLNQLTSTVAGIAVYAGPSEATAIGNLVVQMITRSDILNVYLARRIISASFAIKKYEPEKGKYEGILADYVNFLHTAKRGEVI; encoded by the coding sequence TTGGCAAAGACTTATGTAGCAGTTGACATCGGAGCTTCAAGCGGTCGACTGATGTTGAGTCAACTAACTGATGGCAAAATGTCACTTAAAGAAATGCATCGGTTTAAGAATGGTTTTACCCTAAAAAATGGCCATGATCGGTGGGATATTGATCATATTATTAAAGAGATTTTGTTAGGACTACAAAAAATAAAGAAAGCAGGCTATAACGAAATTTCTCTTGGAATAGATACCTGGGCGGTTGATTATGTTCTTGTCGGAAACGACGGACGTAAGCTGGAAGATCCTATTAGTTATCGTGATAAGCGCACCACGAATGCAATTAAGGACTTAACCGCTAAAGTCTCAAAAGAACGGATTTATCAAAAAACGGGCATCCAATTTTTAAACTTCAATACACTCTATCAGTTATTCGAAGAAAACAAGGAGTTACTTTCTAAGACCGATAAAATCATGATGATTCCTGATTATATTGGTTTTGTGTTAACAAATAAGGCTGTCCTAGAAGTAACCAATGCATCAACTACTCAAATGTTGAGCTTAAGGGAAGGGTTGTTCGATCAAAATTTACTCAAAGAAGTAAATGTTAAACAGGAACAATTTCCGAAATTAGTTGATGCCGGTACACCGTTAGGTAAGCTAGATCGAAGTAAATTTTCCGATTATGATTTACCGGATACTGATGTGATTACGGTAGCAACCCATGATACAGCTTCGGCTGTAGTTGGTGCCCCCGGAATGGGACAACATTGGGCTTACCTTTCTTCGGGTACTTGGTCATTATTAGGGGCAGAACTTAATGTCCCTGAAAATGGTCCAGAGGCATTTAAAGAAAATTACACCAATGAGTGGGGCGCATATGGTACTTACCGGTTCCTGAAAAATATTATGGGATTGTGGATGGTTCAGTGCGTTAAGCGTGAATTGGATGACCAATATTCTTTTAGTGAACTCGCAGAGATGGCCAGCAAAGTTAAGCCATTTGAACAATTTATCAATATTAATGATGAGCGGTTTGTCAATCCTAAGAATATGATTGCGGAGATTCAAGCATATTGTCGTGAAACTGGTCAAAAAATTCCTAATACCCCTGGCGCAATTGTCATGGCAATCTATTCTAATCTAGCTTTGTTTTATGCTCATGAAATTGAAAAACTAAATCAGATACTTGGTTATCAGATTGATACGCTAAATATTGTTGGTGGTGGTTCAAATGTTAGTTTGCTTAATCAGCTAACGAGTACAGTTGCTGGTATTGCCGTTTATGCTGGTCCAAGTGAAGCCACGGCAATTGGCAACTTAGTTGTTCAAATGATTACTAGAAGTGATATTTTGAATGTTTATTTGGCCCGCAGAATTATTAGCGCTTCGTTTGCCATTAAAAAGTATGAACCCGAAAAGGGGAAATACGAGGGCATACTTGCCGATTATGTGAACTTTTTACATACAGCTAAAAGAGGTGAGGTGATATGA
- the rhaM gene encoding L-rhamnose mutarotase: MTVRLGQIMHVNPNYFSEYEKRHRSLPTKFPQMKKALKEAGAHNYSIYLDKRTGTLFAYLEVDDVAKYREIAQTPGCKEWWHYMAKLMDVNPDESPVTIDLDEVFHMD, from the coding sequence ATGACAGTGAGATTAGGACAAATAATGCATGTTAATCCGAATTATTTTTCTGAATATGAAAAGCGGCACCGAAGTCTTCCAACTAAGTTCCCCCAAATGAAGAAGGCCTTGAAGGAAGCAGGTGCTCATAATTACTCAATTTACTTGGATAAAAGAACCGGAACATTATTTGCTTATTTAGAGGTAGATGATGTTGCCAAGTACCGGGAAATTGCACAGACTCCGGGATGTAAAGAATGGTGGCATTACATGGCAAAATTAATGGATGTCAATCCGGATGAAAGTCCCGTTACGATAGATTTAGATGAAGTTTTCCATATGGATTAA